The window GCGGCGGTTTCACCGGCTTGTCGGCAGCGCTCGCGCTCGCGCAGCGCGGCGTCTCGGTGGTCGTGCTCGAAGCCGCGCAGGTCGCGGGCGAAGCGTCCGGCCGCAACGGCGGCCAGTGTAATACGGGCGTCGCGCAGGACTACGCGTCGCTGGCCGCGCGCATCGGCGCCGCGCAGGCGAAGCAGTTCTATCGCGCGTACGAAAGCGCGGTGAAGAGCGTCGAGACGATCGTGACCGAACAGGCGATCGATTGCGATTTCCGGCGCGCCGGCAAGCTGAAGCTCGCCGCGAAACCGCAGCATTTCGCGGGGCTTGAAAAGACCTTCAACGCGTTGCGGCGCGACGTCGATCCGGACATCGAGCTGATCGACGCGTCGCACATCCGCGACGAAGTCGGCTCCGACGGTTTCTACGGTGGACTCCTGCAGCGCAACGGCGCGCAGATGCACATGGGCAAGTTCGGCGTCGGGCTCGCGCAAGCGGCCGTGCGGGCCGGCGCACGCGTGTACGAGCACGCGGCCGTCACGCAGCTCGAGCGGCTCGACGGCGAGCGCCACACGATCACCAGCACGCGCGGCACGATCGTCGCCGATCGCGTGCTGGTCGCGACCGGCGCATCGCAGCTCGGGCCGTTCGCATGGTTCCGGCGGCGCATCGCGCCGGTCGGCAGCTTTATCGTCGTCACCGAGCCGTTGCCCGACGCGCAGCTGAACCGGCTGTTCCCGCATCGGCGTGCGTACGTGACGTCGCGCCAGATCGGCAACTACTTCCGCGTGACGCCGGACAACCGGCTGCTGTTCGGCGGCCGTGCGCGCTTCGCGATGTCGAGCCCGCGCTCGGACGCGAAAAGCGGCGACATCCTGCGCGCCGGCATGGCCGGCTATTTCCCCGAACTGGCTCACGTCCGCCTCGATTACTGCTGGGGCGGGCTGGTCGACATCACCGCCGACCGGCTGCCGCGCGCGGGCCAGCACGACGGGCTCTATTACTCGATGGGCTACAGCGGCCACGGCGTGCAGATGGCGGTGCACATGGGCCGCGTGATGGCCGACGTGCTGTACGGCGCGGCCGCATCGAATCCGTGGCGCGAGCTCGACTGGCCGGCGATGCCCGGTCATTTCGGGCACGCGTGGTTCCTGCCGATCGTCGGCGCGTATTACCGGATGCAGGATTTTCTGCACTGAAGCGAGCGCCCAGGAGGATTCGACATGAAAGTGCGTTTCGTTTACCCATTCTTCGTCGTGCGGGCGGCGGCATGAGGGCGGCGAGCATGGCTGTTCCGTTCCACGATCCGATCGACGGCGCGATTTCCCGCGCAGCGCGTGTCGCGCGGCCCGTGTCGCCCGCGATCGGCGACGTACTGCGCACGATCGACGCGTCGTTCGCGCAGCCGCTGAACCTCGACACGCTCGCGGCGGTGGCCGGGTTGAGCGTGTCGCGTTTCACCGCGCGTTTTCGCAGCGAAACCGGGTTGTCGCCGCACCGGTATCTGTGTCTCGTGCGGGTGCTGCGGGCGCAGGACCTGTTGCGCGCCGGTCTCGCGCCGTCGGTCGTCGCGACCGACGTCGGCTTCTTCGATCAGAGCCACCTGTGCCGGCATTTCCGGCGGGTGCTCGGGATCACGCCGGGTGATTACGTGGTGGCGCGGCCGGGTAGGCCGCCGGCGCGAACTTCGCCGACGCGCACACGCGCCGAACGCAGCGACGTGTCGTGTCACGTCGCGTAGGCGCCAGGCGCGGGCCGCATGCAGCGCGCCCGCAGATTTCCGGCTCGAAGCCGGCGAACGACGATTTCCGATATCGCGCGACGGCTGTCGACCGGCTGCCGCGCATTGCACAGGAGCAGGAATGACCGCAGCTTTCGTGTTGCATCGTGCCGACGGCACACTTTCTTCCACCGCGTTCCGCAAGCAGGCGTTCGGCGCGAGCGATCCTTTCGCGCAACATCGGGAAATTGCGTGGGAAGGGCCCGACGCGATGGCAGCGGGACGGATCGGCTTCGTCGGCGAACTCGACGTCGCGAGCTTTCCGCACATCGAAACCCTCGTGGTCGTCGCAGGCGAGCTGACACTCGAAGCGGCCGGCGCCGCGCCGCTGGTGCTCGGCCCGCGCGAGGGCGTGGTGATCGGCGGCGGCACCGCGCTGCGCATCACCGCGCAAGCGCCCGTG is drawn from Burkholderia ambifaria AMMD and contains these coding sequences:
- a CDS encoding NAD(P)/FAD-dependent oxidoreductase, producing the protein MILIERSPIVVAGMDKKDPMKLESYWLDTRPAFRAGSEGTVEGRADVVVIGGGFTGLSAALALAQRGVSVVVLEAAQVAGEASGRNGGQCNTGVAQDYASLAARIGAAQAKQFYRAYESAVKSVETIVTEQAIDCDFRRAGKLKLAAKPQHFAGLEKTFNALRRDVDPDIELIDASHIRDEVGSDGFYGGLLQRNGAQMHMGKFGVGLAQAAVRAGARVYEHAAVTQLERLDGERHTITSTRGTIVADRVLVATGASQLGPFAWFRRRIAPVGSFIVVTEPLPDAQLNRLFPHRRAYVTSRQIGNYFRVTPDNRLLFGGRARFAMSSPRSDAKSGDILRAGMAGYFPELAHVRLDYCWGGLVDITADRLPRAGQHDGLYYSMGYSGHGVQMAVHMGRVMADVLYGAAASNPWRELDWPAMPGHFGHAWFLPIVGAYYRMQDFLH
- a CDS encoding helix-turn-helix domain-containing protein, with amino-acid sequence MAVPFHDPIDGAISRAARVARPVSPAIGDVLRTIDASFAQPLNLDTLAAVAGLSVSRFTARFRSETGLSPHRYLCLVRVLRAQDLLRAGLAPSVVATDVGFFDQSHLCRHFRRVLGITPGDYVVARPGRPPARTSPTRTRAERSDVSCHVA